One Salvelinus namaycush isolate Seneca chromosome 4, SaNama_1.0, whole genome shotgun sequence genomic window carries:
- the LOC120046451 gene encoding protein FAM83H-like isoform X1 — MAHRSQCSSAGDNPLDPKYLPSHFREEYRLAIDALVEDDLEGYYQFLQSADVVDFLSRQEIEHIRCTVQIPYQSTQPELPYVESEGDGSSDTYWPVHSDLDAPGLDLGWPQQHHFIGPTEVTTLVNPSEPDMPSIKAQARRLIKNAQQVIAVVMDTFTDVDIFADILDAAMRNVAVYIILDEQNAHHFTTMASNCRVNLESIQFMRVRTVSGITYRCRSGKSFKGQMLDRFLLTDCRAVLSGNYSFMWSFEKIHRCMAHLFLGQLVATFDEEFRILFAQSQPLVPENVLVPVPDYSSLSDSQYSTDRTPLFRDPRKFLPIESSRPKEWARHSFDDQKRMPPGRHEHIHRSLDQGSLDMYRNKYSSQQFRIEQQYFMEQGHPMMQSNTMDFAGSKRHSYAEGTYARHSSPQFMQHQAMDNYEEGMATQSRKIHREQHHHQRTGPEPGYGSYDQFSDQGYPPMDQYSESGYPHGIEIEPPDNYDPVVNYLSSSKLAVEMGHGSDKLSHPGEGPFCHSNAKRLSVGHPYACQTSPTQQNLSEQKQFFVGSGSDRKTQDPSAKQGMRDWRISSYLSAYDDGGEEDISQPFGNDPFEEPLNPSQGIIFAPLVSDPKFNAKELPKIAGLRLKTTRPEHSRTPDIIVSMATDEGDKSEDMDVKEPKREESFRRRFNPAIQRTSRLRSSLIFSSQLEQHISHELNLTSGQHCEETANEEDDQSRLSLTAQILGKRRSITREPFEWRCNKPATVDNSTLESLKSEDITTDAGDKELQNNPPVGTDMASSKEQPKPDHEEESKMVQCAHPSKSAQIEQPKTIQTAHLPSSLSNTLYIDMNDPDSRFKFFKELAAQRKAAKASESESSAEKAPLNPVTPFDLTTKDEVTSVEPTLPVAPLNPADTSTKKPSTSTEGPLKPEDASNKKTATSTEALLNPADTSTKKPSTSTEGPLKPEDASNKKTATSTETPPNPADTSTKKTATSTQASSETLETSPVSQENKTSMATHGSLHLDVKDKASKNKEHEELNLPKSDSKTFLRCRLSCDDGLLRVATDAEKIELKNSQNQSVSEVNPRDTSAFLEHTSKERGFNIAPKEFSLYKQSPKEPNSSNPASKELSPSLQLTLTEVSSSLSPTSTSFSLTHLTSFKHAAKDLSSALTPTLNESSSSNPPSKQQLLSSKPVTVESNKPLSPTQSASSVSSHPIPSKSSTFAHTIPLQSSPPIIPGPVEPVVSPKPDKTDSKEYLSPTPMQSCSSSIPAPATELSLLPSSTQTKSSSLPTSTLVGSTSSTPIDSNISPNPSTKESLFTIATTELKSPSPKTNPIKSYSSPSPGQDEFVLSPKPSKTASNSSPKPTTAEFNDSPNSSLPSPKHVTEQTNKSPILTPTQSSSSSNQTTREPNPYPNNTPTEPGASPDPTPTDSSASSNPSQTKSHFSPMSASGGSVLCPMSGQTKSITSPNLTPTEYCSSPNHTPTESTSPFNPVLVESNPSSNSNPTHSTASHDTVPAPSVIVDNSKKGKLSNLIKEQKAGSSPAAKGDKKAVDTETMSKTAPGESASHGPQSPNETKENDSTMKTESPTDQTNPISPPVKQAKVSQSHYHSSTANVLSSSNLRDDTKLLLGQISANSQSRTELTTESAVTDDAKQDEADRGVSSKEEASAQGQSRGPTRTSQEREKLLQRIESMRKERKVYSRFEVKYHTVSIGQ; from the exons GTGATTGCTGTGGTAATGGACACCTTTACAGATGTGGACATCTTCGCTGATATTCTGGATGCTGCCATGCGAAATGTTGCCGTGTATATCATTCTGGATGAACAGAATGCACACCACTTTACTACCATGGCTTCCAACTGCCGGGTCAATCTGGAGAGCATTCAA TTCATGCGTGTCAGAACTGTGTCAGGCATCACCTATCGCTGTCGCTCTGGAAAGTCCTTCAAGGGTCAGATGCTGGATCGCTTCTTGCTGACAGACTGCAGGGCTGTCCTGAGTGGAAACTATAG CTTCATGTGGTCTTTTGAGAAGATTCACCGTTGCATGGCTCACCTCTTTCTTGGACAGCTTGTGGCTACTTTTGATGAGGAGTTCCGGATCCTGTTTGCACAGTCCCAACCTTTGGTACCTGAAAATGTCCTTGTTCCAGTGCCAGACTACAGCAGTTTATCTGACAGCCAATACAGCACTGATAGGACACCATTGTTCAGAGATCCCAGAAAGTTCCTGCCCATCGAGAGCTCTCGTCCTAAAGAATGGGCTAGACATTCCTTTGATGATCAGAAAAGAATGCCCCCTGGAAGGCACGAGCACATCCACAGGTCACTAGATCAGGGTTCACTTGATATGTACAGAAACAAGTACTCCTCACAGCAATTTAGAATAGAGCAGCAGTATTTTATGGAGCAAGGTCACCCTATGATGCAGTCGAACACAATGGATTTTGCTGGCTCTAAAAGGCACAGTTATGCAGAGGGCACTTATGCCAGACACTCCTCCCCTCAATTCATGCAGCACCAAGCCATGGACAACTATGAGGAGGGTATGGCAACCCAGAGCAGGAAGATACATAGGGAACAGCATCACCACCAGAGAACAGGGCCAGAGCCTGGTTATGGTAGCTACGATCAATTCAGTGACCAAGGGTACCCTCCGATGGATCAGTATTCTGAGTCTGGTTACCCACATGGAATAGAGATAGAGCCACCAGACAACTATGACCCTGTAGTGAATTATTTATCATCCTCGAAACTTGCTGTGGAGATGGGACATGGCTCAGACAAATTATCACATCCAGGAGAGGGTCCCTTTTGTCATTCAAACGCAAAAAGACTGAGCGTGGGCCATCCTTATGCCTGTCAGACCTCCCCAACGCAACAAAACCTGTCTGAACAGAAGCAGTTTTTTGTTGGGTCTGGTTCGGACCGTAAAACACAGGATCCCAGTGCAAAGCAGGGAATGCGAGATTGGAGGATCAGCTCATACCTCAGTGCATATGATGATGGCGGAGAAGAAGACATTTCACAGCCTTTTGGAAATGACCCCTTTGAAGAGCCCCTTAATCCTTCACAAGGAATAATATTTGCTCCACTGGTATCAGATCCCAAGTTTAATGCCAAAGAGTTACCCAAGATTGCAGGGCTCAGGTTAAAGACCACACGCCCAGAACATTCAAGAACACCAGATATTATTGTTAGCATGGCAACAGATGAAGGCGACAAATCAGAGGACATGGATGTAAAAGAGCCCAAAAGAGAAGAGTCATTCCGTAGGAGGTTCAACCCTGCTATCCAAAGGACCTCAAGGCTAAGATCCTCACTAATCTTCAGCTCACAACTAGAACAGCATATCTCTCACGAACTGAACCTTACCTCAGGCCAACATTGCGAGGAAACTGCCAACGAGGAAGATGACCAATCTAGATTATCCTTGACCGCTCAGATTTTGGGAAAACGAAGATCCATAACAAGAGAACCTTTTGAATGGAGATGTAATAAGCCAGCAACAGTTGATAATTCAACCTTAGAGTCTTTGAAATCTGAGGACATCACTACTGATGCCGGTGATAAGGAATTGCAAAATAATCCTCCTGTGGGCACCGACATGGCTTCTTCAAAGGAACAACCTAAACCTGACCATGAAGAAGAAAGCAAAATGGTACAATGTGCACATCCATCCAAATCTGCTCAAATTGAGCAACCCAAAACCATACAAACAGCACACCTGCCATCTTCATTGAGCAATACATTATATATAGATATGAATGATCCAGACAGTAGGTTCAAGTTTTTTAAAGAGTTGGCTGCCCAACGAAAAGCTGCAAAGGCTTCAGAGTCTGAGAGCAGCGCTGAAAAAGCTCCTCTAAATCCAGTGACTCCATTTGACTTGACAACAAAGGACGAAGTCACAAGTGTAGAACCTACTCTTCCAGTGGCTCCACTAAATCCAGCAGATACTTCCACCAAAAAGCCATCTACATCAACAGAGGGACCTCTTAAACCAGAAGATGCATCAAACAAAAAGACAGCAACATCAACAGAGGCCCTACTTAATCCAGCAGATACTTCCACCAAAAAGCCATCTACATCAACAGAGGGACCTCTTAAACCAGAAGATGCATCAAACAAAAAGACAGCAACATCAACAGAGACCCCACCTAATCCAGCAGATACTTCCACCAAAAAGACAGCTACATCAACACAGGCCTCTTCGGAAACACTGGAAACCTCACCAGTCTCACAGGAGAATAAAACATCCATGGCAACACATGGCTCATTACATCTTGATGTCAAAGACAAGGCTTCTAAAAATAAAGAACATGAAGAACTTAATCTTCCCAAAAGTGACTCCAAAACATTCCTCAGGTGTAGATTATCTTGTGACGATGGGCTACTTAGAGTCGCTACGGATGCTGAGAAGATTGAGCTGAAGAACAGTCAGAACCAAAGTGTGTCTGAAGTTAACCCTAGAGATACAAGTGCATTTCTTGAGCACACCTCAAAAGAGCGTGGCTTTAACATCGCCCCAAAGGAGTTTAGTTTATATAAACAATCACCAAAGGAACCAAATTCTTCAAATCCTGCTTCAAAGGAGCTGAGCCCATCTCTTCAACTCACCCTAACAGAAGTTAGCTCGTCGTTATCTCCGACATCAACGAGTTTCAGTTTAACTCATCTCACTTCATTTAAACATGCAGCAAAAGATTTGagctcagcccttacccccacccTTAATGAGTCCAGTTCATCTAACCCCCCGTCAAAGCAGCAATTACTATCCTCTAAACCAGTCACAGTAGAGTCCAACAAACCTCTGAGCCCCACCCAATCCGCATCAAGTGTCTCTTCTCATCCCATTCCATCAAAATCCAGCACCTTCGCTCATACCATCCCATTGCAATCAAGTCCCCCCATTATTCCTGGTCCAGTTGAGCCAGTTGTGTCTCCCAAGCCTGACAAAACTGATTCCAAGGAATATCTTAGCCCTACCCCAATGCAATCTTGCTCATCCTCAATCCCTGCCCCTGCAACAGAACTTAGCCTTCTGCCAAGCTCTACCCAAACAAAATCCAGTTCCTTACCTACATCCACCTTAGTTGGGTCCACTTCATCAACACCAATAGACTCTAACATCTCTCCCAATCCCTCCACAAAGGAGTCATTGTTTACAATTGCCACAACTGAGTTGAAGTCACCCTCTCCAAAGACCAACCCAATAAAATCCTACTCCTCTCCTAGTCCTGGCCAAGATGAGTTTGTTTTATCCCCCAAACCCTCCAAAACAGCATCCAACTCCTCTCCAAAGCCCACCACAGCAGAGTTTAATGACTCTCCCAACTCCTCACTTCCATCGCCAAAGCATGTCACGGAACAAACCAACAAATCTCCCATCCTAACACCAACACAATCTAGTTCTTCTTCCAATCAAACAACAAGAGAACCCAACCCTTATCCTAACAACACCCCAACGGAACCAGGTGCATCTCCTGACCCCACCCCAACAGATTCAAGTGCATCTTCTAACCCTAGCCAAACAAAATCACATTTCTCCCCTATGTCTGCGTCAGGTGGATCAGTTTTGTGCCCCATGTCTGGCCAAACAAAATCTATCACTTCTCCAAACCTCACCCCAACCGAATATTGTTCCTCTCCTAATCATACCCCAACTGAGTCTACCTCACCATTCAACCCTGTCCTCGTAGAATCCAACCCATCAAGTAACTCAAACCCAACTCATTCCACTGCCTCTCATGACACGGTCCCAGCTCCATCCGTCATTGTGGATAACAGTAAGAAGGGCAAACTAAGTAACCTTATCAAGGAGCAAAAAGCTGGAAGTTCTCCTGCCGCTAAAGGTGACAAGAAAGCAGTTGATACTGAGACAATGAGCAAAACTGCTCCTGGAGAATCTGCCTCCCATGGACCTCAGAGTCCTAATGAAACCAAAGAGAATGATAGCACTATGAAAACAGAGAGCCCTACAGATCAAACTAATCCCATATCACCCCCAGTGAAGCAAGCTAAAGTAAGCCAGTCCCACTACCATTCATCTACTGCCAATGTACTCTCAAGCAGCAACCTAAGAGATGACACAAAGCTCCTTTTAGGGCAGATTTCTGCTAACAGCCAGAGCCGGACAGAACTCACTACAGAATCTGCTGTCACTGATGATGCCAAACAGGATGAGGCTGACCGGGGTGTTAGTAGTAAGGAGGAAGCATCAGCCCAAGGACAGAGCAGAGGCCCGACTAGAACTTCTCAGGAGCGGGAGAAGCTACTTCAGAGAATCGAGAGCATGCGGAAGGAGAGGAAAGTATACAGTCGCTTTGAGGTAAagtaccatactgtatcaatagGCCAGTAG
- the LOC120046451 gene encoding protein FAM83H-like isoform X2 — translation MAHRSQCSSAGDNPLDPKYLPSHFREEYRLAIDALVEDDLEGYYQFLQSADVVDFLSRQEIEHIRCTVQIPYQSTQPELPYVESEGDGSSDTYWPVHSDLDAPGLDLGWPQQHHFIGPTEVTTLVNPSEPDMPSIKAQARRLIKNAQQVIAVVMDTFTDVDIFADILDAAMRNVAVYIILDEQNAHHFTTMASNCRVNLESIQFMRVRTVSGITYRCRSGKSFKGQMLDRFLLTDCRAVLSGNYSFMWSFEKIHRCMAHLFLGQLVATFDEEFRILFAQSQPLVPENVLVPVPDYSSLSDSQYSTDRTPLFRDPRKFLPIESSRPKEWARHSFDDQKRMPPGRHEHIHRSLDQGSLDMYRNKYSSQQFRIEQQYFMEQGHPMMQSNTMDFAGSKRHSYAEGTYARHSSPQFMQHQAMDNYEEGMATQSRKIHREQHHHQRTGPEPGYGSYDQFSDQGYPPMDQYSESGYPHGIEIEPPDNYDPVVNYLSSSKLAVEMGHGSDKLSHPGEGPFCHSNAKRLSVGHPYACQTSPTQQNLSEQKQFFVGSGSDRKTQDPSAKQGMRDWRISSYLSAYDDGGEEDISQPFGNDPFEEPLNPSQGIIFAPLVSDPKFNAKELPKIAGLRLKTTRPEHSRTPDIIVSMATDEGDKSEDMDVKEPKREESFRRRFNPAIQRTSRLRSSLIFSSQLEQHISHELNLTSGQHCEETANEEDDQSRLSLTAQILGKRRSITREPFEWRCNKPATVDNSTLESLKSEDITTDAGDKELQNNPPVGTDMASSKEQPKPDHEEESKMVQCAHPSKSAQIEQPKTIQTAHLPSSLSNTLYIDMNDPDSRFKFFKELAAQRKAAKASESESSAEKAPLNPVTPFDLTTKDEVTSVEPTLPVAPLNPADTSTKKPSTSTEGPLKPEDASNKKTATSTEALLNPADTSTKKPSTSTEGPLKPEDASNKKTATSTETPPNPADTSTKKTATSTQASSETLETSPVSQENKTSMATHGSLHLDVKDKASKNKEHEELNLPKSDSKTFLRCRLSCDDGLLRVATDAEKIELKNSQNQSVSEVNPRDTSAFLEHTSKERGFNIAPKEFSLYKQSPKEPNSSNPASKELSPSLQLTLTEVSSSLSPTSTSFSLTHLTSFKHAAKDLSSALTPTLNESSSSNPPSKQQLLSSKPVTVESNKPLSPTQSASSVSSHPIPSKSSTFAHTIPLQSSPPIIPGPVEPVVSPKPDKTDSKEYLSPTPMQSCSSSIPAPATELSLLPSSTQTKSSSLPTSTLVGSTSSTPIDSNISPNPSTKESLFTIATTELKSPSPKTNPIKSYSSPSPGQDEFVLSPKPSKTASNSSPKPTTAEFNDSPNSSLPSPKHVTEQTNKSPILTPTQSSSSSNQTTREPNPYPNNTPTEPGASPDPTPTDSSASSNPSQTKSHFSPMSASGGSVLCPMSGQTKSITSPNLTPTEYCSSPNHTPTESTSPFNPVLVESNPSSNSNPTHSTASHDTVPAPSVIVDNSKKGKLSNLIKEQKAGSSPAAKGDKKAVDTETMSKTAPGESASHGPQSPNETKENDSTMKTESPTDQTNPISPPVKQAKVSQSHYHSSTANVLSSSNLRDDTKLLLGQISANSQSRTELTTESAVTDDAKQDEADRGVSSKEEASAQGQSRGPTRTSQEREKLLQRIESMRKERKVYSRFEMAP, via the exons GTGATTGCTGTGGTAATGGACACCTTTACAGATGTGGACATCTTCGCTGATATTCTGGATGCTGCCATGCGAAATGTTGCCGTGTATATCATTCTGGATGAACAGAATGCACACCACTTTACTACCATGGCTTCCAACTGCCGGGTCAATCTGGAGAGCATTCAA TTCATGCGTGTCAGAACTGTGTCAGGCATCACCTATCGCTGTCGCTCTGGAAAGTCCTTCAAGGGTCAGATGCTGGATCGCTTCTTGCTGACAGACTGCAGGGCTGTCCTGAGTGGAAACTATAG CTTCATGTGGTCTTTTGAGAAGATTCACCGTTGCATGGCTCACCTCTTTCTTGGACAGCTTGTGGCTACTTTTGATGAGGAGTTCCGGATCCTGTTTGCACAGTCCCAACCTTTGGTACCTGAAAATGTCCTTGTTCCAGTGCCAGACTACAGCAGTTTATCTGACAGCCAATACAGCACTGATAGGACACCATTGTTCAGAGATCCCAGAAAGTTCCTGCCCATCGAGAGCTCTCGTCCTAAAGAATGGGCTAGACATTCCTTTGATGATCAGAAAAGAATGCCCCCTGGAAGGCACGAGCACATCCACAGGTCACTAGATCAGGGTTCACTTGATATGTACAGAAACAAGTACTCCTCACAGCAATTTAGAATAGAGCAGCAGTATTTTATGGAGCAAGGTCACCCTATGATGCAGTCGAACACAATGGATTTTGCTGGCTCTAAAAGGCACAGTTATGCAGAGGGCACTTATGCCAGACACTCCTCCCCTCAATTCATGCAGCACCAAGCCATGGACAACTATGAGGAGGGTATGGCAACCCAGAGCAGGAAGATACATAGGGAACAGCATCACCACCAGAGAACAGGGCCAGAGCCTGGTTATGGTAGCTACGATCAATTCAGTGACCAAGGGTACCCTCCGATGGATCAGTATTCTGAGTCTGGTTACCCACATGGAATAGAGATAGAGCCACCAGACAACTATGACCCTGTAGTGAATTATTTATCATCCTCGAAACTTGCTGTGGAGATGGGACATGGCTCAGACAAATTATCACATCCAGGAGAGGGTCCCTTTTGTCATTCAAACGCAAAAAGACTGAGCGTGGGCCATCCTTATGCCTGTCAGACCTCCCCAACGCAACAAAACCTGTCTGAACAGAAGCAGTTTTTTGTTGGGTCTGGTTCGGACCGTAAAACACAGGATCCCAGTGCAAAGCAGGGAATGCGAGATTGGAGGATCAGCTCATACCTCAGTGCATATGATGATGGCGGAGAAGAAGACATTTCACAGCCTTTTGGAAATGACCCCTTTGAAGAGCCCCTTAATCCTTCACAAGGAATAATATTTGCTCCACTGGTATCAGATCCCAAGTTTAATGCCAAAGAGTTACCCAAGATTGCAGGGCTCAGGTTAAAGACCACACGCCCAGAACATTCAAGAACACCAGATATTATTGTTAGCATGGCAACAGATGAAGGCGACAAATCAGAGGACATGGATGTAAAAGAGCCCAAAAGAGAAGAGTCATTCCGTAGGAGGTTCAACCCTGCTATCCAAAGGACCTCAAGGCTAAGATCCTCACTAATCTTCAGCTCACAACTAGAACAGCATATCTCTCACGAACTGAACCTTACCTCAGGCCAACATTGCGAGGAAACTGCCAACGAGGAAGATGACCAATCTAGATTATCCTTGACCGCTCAGATTTTGGGAAAACGAAGATCCATAACAAGAGAACCTTTTGAATGGAGATGTAATAAGCCAGCAACAGTTGATAATTCAACCTTAGAGTCTTTGAAATCTGAGGACATCACTACTGATGCCGGTGATAAGGAATTGCAAAATAATCCTCCTGTGGGCACCGACATGGCTTCTTCAAAGGAACAACCTAAACCTGACCATGAAGAAGAAAGCAAAATGGTACAATGTGCACATCCATCCAAATCTGCTCAAATTGAGCAACCCAAAACCATACAAACAGCACACCTGCCATCTTCATTGAGCAATACATTATATATAGATATGAATGATCCAGACAGTAGGTTCAAGTTTTTTAAAGAGTTGGCTGCCCAACGAAAAGCTGCAAAGGCTTCAGAGTCTGAGAGCAGCGCTGAAAAAGCTCCTCTAAATCCAGTGACTCCATTTGACTTGACAACAAAGGACGAAGTCACAAGTGTAGAACCTACTCTTCCAGTGGCTCCACTAAATCCAGCAGATACTTCCACCAAAAAGCCATCTACATCAACAGAGGGACCTCTTAAACCAGAAGATGCATCAAACAAAAAGACAGCAACATCAACAGAGGCCCTACTTAATCCAGCAGATACTTCCACCAAAAAGCCATCTACATCAACAGAGGGACCTCTTAAACCAGAAGATGCATCAAACAAAAAGACAGCAACATCAACAGAGACCCCACCTAATCCAGCAGATACTTCCACCAAAAAGACAGCTACATCAACACAGGCCTCTTCGGAAACACTGGAAACCTCACCAGTCTCACAGGAGAATAAAACATCCATGGCAACACATGGCTCATTACATCTTGATGTCAAAGACAAGGCTTCTAAAAATAAAGAACATGAAGAACTTAATCTTCCCAAAAGTGACTCCAAAACATTCCTCAGGTGTAGATTATCTTGTGACGATGGGCTACTTAGAGTCGCTACGGATGCTGAGAAGATTGAGCTGAAGAACAGTCAGAACCAAAGTGTGTCTGAAGTTAACCCTAGAGATACAAGTGCATTTCTTGAGCACACCTCAAAAGAGCGTGGCTTTAACATCGCCCCAAAGGAGTTTAGTTTATATAAACAATCACCAAAGGAACCAAATTCTTCAAATCCTGCTTCAAAGGAGCTGAGCCCATCTCTTCAACTCACCCTAACAGAAGTTAGCTCGTCGTTATCTCCGACATCAACGAGTTTCAGTTTAACTCATCTCACTTCATTTAAACATGCAGCAAAAGATTTGagctcagcccttacccccacccTTAATGAGTCCAGTTCATCTAACCCCCCGTCAAAGCAGCAATTACTATCCTCTAAACCAGTCACAGTAGAGTCCAACAAACCTCTGAGCCCCACCCAATCCGCATCAAGTGTCTCTTCTCATCCCATTCCATCAAAATCCAGCACCTTCGCTCATACCATCCCATTGCAATCAAGTCCCCCCATTATTCCTGGTCCAGTTGAGCCAGTTGTGTCTCCCAAGCCTGACAAAACTGATTCCAAGGAATATCTTAGCCCTACCCCAATGCAATCTTGCTCATCCTCAATCCCTGCCCCTGCAACAGAACTTAGCCTTCTGCCAAGCTCTACCCAAACAAAATCCAGTTCCTTACCTACATCCACCTTAGTTGGGTCCACTTCATCAACACCAATAGACTCTAACATCTCTCCCAATCCCTCCACAAAGGAGTCATTGTTTACAATTGCCACAACTGAGTTGAAGTCACCCTCTCCAAAGACCAACCCAATAAAATCCTACTCCTCTCCTAGTCCTGGCCAAGATGAGTTTGTTTTATCCCCCAAACCCTCCAAAACAGCATCCAACTCCTCTCCAAAGCCCACCACAGCAGAGTTTAATGACTCTCCCAACTCCTCACTTCCATCGCCAAAGCATGTCACGGAACAAACCAACAAATCTCCCATCCTAACACCAACACAATCTAGTTCTTCTTCCAATCAAACAACAAGAGAACCCAACCCTTATCCTAACAACACCCCAACGGAACCAGGTGCATCTCCTGACCCCACCCCAACAGATTCAAGTGCATCTTCTAACCCTAGCCAAACAAAATCACATTTCTCCCCTATGTCTGCGTCAGGTGGATCAGTTTTGTGCCCCATGTCTGGCCAAACAAAATCTATCACTTCTCCAAACCTCACCCCAACCGAATATTGTTCCTCTCCTAATCATACCCCAACTGAGTCTACCTCACCATTCAACCCTGTCCTCGTAGAATCCAACCCATCAAGTAACTCAAACCCAACTCATTCCACTGCCTCTCATGACACGGTCCCAGCTCCATCCGTCATTGTGGATAACAGTAAGAAGGGCAAACTAAGTAACCTTATCAAGGAGCAAAAAGCTGGAAGTTCTCCTGCCGCTAAAGGTGACAAGAAAGCAGTTGATACTGAGACAATGAGCAAAACTGCTCCTGGAGAATCTGCCTCCCATGGACCTCAGAGTCCTAATGAAACCAAAGAGAATGATAGCACTATGAAAACAGAGAGCCCTACAGATCAAACTAATCCCATATCACCCCCAGTGAAGCAAGCTAAAGTAAGCCAGTCCCACTACCATTCATCTACTGCCAATGTACTCTCAAGCAGCAACCTAAGAGATGACACAAAGCTCCTTTTAGGGCAGATTTCTGCTAACAGCCAGAGCCGGACAGAACTCACTACAGAATCTGCTGTCACTGATGATGCCAAACAGGATGAGGCTGACCGGGGTGTTAGTAGTAAGGAGGAAGCATCAGCCCAAGGACAGAGCAGAGGCCCGACTAGAACTTCTCAGGAGCGGGAGAAGCTACTTCAGAGAATCGAGAGCATGCGGAAGGAGAGGAAAGTATACAGTCGCTTTGAG ATGGCGCCTTAA